From the genome of Brevibacterium sp. JSBI002, one region includes:
- a CDS encoding ABC transporter ATP-binding protein, giving the protein MTAPTHPTLTIASRRRSFAHLAPLLCRRAGWIVILVVAGLANAGAGLVGPWAIGRLVDELPAGAGPELVWACAIAVAIAGIVMAAGTWIGAWALARIAMPVVAELRTEVVNSALTLESQRIERTGTGDLISRVADDSRKIGEAAGQVLPLVVESLLVVVVSAFGLAAIDWRLGLTGLVAVPMYWLTLRWYLPRSEPIYKEERAAFGRRAGRLLGGLTGSATLRAYRAEAGEMRRIDSASAHARDLSIDVFRFVTRAFGRNNRAEAVVLSLLLAAGFVLVWFGESTAGAVTTAALVFHRLFNPIGALVGLFDQVQSAGASLTRMVGVIDEARTVPKRSAQAAPAAPWLVLEDLWFSYDTDPDTDNHVLRGVNLSIAPGEHIAVVGTTGAGKTTLAKIAAGLSAPGHGRAQLTDGGAASANGVEVGSMDESALRRHIAMVAQEVHTFSGSLRDNITLPRPDASDDDVRQALDVVGAGWVTSLPNGLDTQIGEGGVRLSAVQEQTIALARLVVADPDFAILDEATAEAGSAGAHVLESSAEAALSGRGALIVAHRLSQAEKADRILVMEHGQVVEEGTHAELVGAGGRYAELWEAWSG; this is encoded by the coding sequence ATGACGGCACCGACGCACCCCACCCTGACGATCGCCTCGCGGCGTCGCTCCTTCGCCCACCTAGCCCCGCTGTTGTGCCGTCGAGCCGGCTGGATCGTCATCCTCGTCGTCGCGGGACTGGCCAATGCCGGGGCCGGGCTCGTTGGGCCATGGGCGATCGGCCGTCTCGTCGACGAACTCCCCGCCGGAGCCGGCCCCGAACTCGTGTGGGCCTGCGCCATCGCCGTCGCGATCGCCGGCATCGTCATGGCTGCCGGTACATGGATCGGCGCCTGGGCGCTCGCCCGCATCGCGATGCCCGTCGTCGCCGAACTGCGCACCGAAGTCGTCAACTCAGCCCTGACACTCGAGTCCCAGCGGATCGAACGCACCGGCACCGGCGACCTCATCTCCCGCGTCGCCGACGACTCCCGCAAGATCGGCGAGGCCGCCGGCCAAGTGCTGCCGCTCGTCGTCGAATCCCTCCTCGTTGTCGTGGTCTCTGCCTTCGGTCTGGCCGCCATCGATTGGCGTCTCGGCCTCACCGGGCTCGTCGCCGTGCCGATGTACTGGCTCACTCTGCGCTGGTATCTGCCCAGATCAGAACCCATCTACAAAGAAGAACGCGCCGCCTTCGGACGGCGTGCCGGGCGCCTGCTCGGCGGGCTCACAGGCAGCGCTACCCTGCGTGCCTATCGTGCCGAGGCAGGGGAGATGCGACGCATCGACTCCGCCTCCGCGCATGCCCGCGACCTGTCGATCGACGTCTTCCGGTTCGTCACCCGCGCCTTCGGCCGCAACAACCGCGCCGAGGCGGTCGTGCTCTCTCTGCTGCTGGCCGCCGGCTTCGTCCTCGTCTGGTTCGGGGAGTCCACCGCCGGCGCCGTGACCACGGCGGCTCTGGTCTTCCACCGCCTCTTCAACCCCATTGGCGCCCTCGTCGGACTCTTCGACCAGGTCCAATCGGCCGGCGCTTCCCTGACCCGGATGGTCGGAGTCATCGACGAAGCCAGAACCGTGCCGAAGCGCTCGGCCCAGGCCGCACCCGCTGCCCCGTGGCTCGTGCTCGAGGACCTGTGGTTCTCCTACGACACCGACCCGGATACGGACAATCACGTGCTGCGCGGGGTGAACCTGAGCATCGCGCCGGGTGAGCACATCGCGGTCGTCGGCACCACCGGTGCCGGGAAGACGACGCTGGCGAAGATCGCCGCGGGACTGTCCGCACCCGGTCACGGACGGGCACAGCTGACGGATGGCGGGGCCGCCTCGGCGAACGGGGTGGAGGTGGGATCGATGGACGAATCCGCGCTGCGCCGGCATATTGCCATGGTCGCGCAGGAGGTGCACACCTTCTCCGGCAGCCTGCGCGACAACATCACCCTGCCGCGTCCGGACGCGAGCGACGACGATGTGCGGCAGGCTTTGGACGTGGTCGGCGCCGGGTGGGTGACATCCCTGCCGAACGGCCTCGACACGCAGATCGGGGAGGGCGGGGTCCGCCTGTCCGCGGTTCAGGAGCAGACGATCGCGCTCGCCCGCCTCGTCGTCGCCGACCCGGACTTCGCGATCCTCGACGAAGCCACCGCCGAGGCGGGATCGGCCGGAGCCCATGTCCTCGAGTCCTCCGCCGAGGCGGCCCTTTCCGGCCGTGGTGCGCTCATCGTCGCCCACCGGCTCAGCCAAGCGGAGAAAGCCGACCGGATCCTCGTCATGGAGCACGGGCAGGTCGTCGAGGAAGGCACCCACGCCGAACTCGTCGGTGCGGGCGGCCGCTACGCCGAGCTGTGGGAGGCGTGGTCGGGCTGA
- the mgtE gene encoding magnesium transporter, with product MADTTEGTEAADRLESALTGRIDPGTLDEIAGLARQVPRAEIARLVHTSTPLQSAMLFRVLTKEEALDVFEDLPPAYQAELIGNLREPEVADIVEGLDPDDRAELFGELPASVASRLMKGLTPDEREMTSAVLGYPKSAIGRYMSPEVLGIHEDWTAAQAMEVVRARIDGPETVYLLPVVGPGRVLRGVVSLRNLLAADEDTIIEDIVRDSLSTHALTDREEASREFLSHRLIAMPVTDQEERLVGILTMDDVLDIVDEEDAEDLARGSGTEPLDRSYLSSTIMRLVKSRIVWLLVLAVSAILTVQVLEVYEDRLDQVVVLALFIPLLTGTGGNTGNQAATTVTRALAVGEVRVRDLGRVIWRELRVGAVLGSVLGTLGFVVAGLVYGWAIGLVIGLTLLSVCIMAATVGGLMPIIAKKVGADPAVFSNPFISTFCDATGLILYFTIATTVLGLS from the coding sequence GTGGCCGATACGACAGAGGGCACCGAGGCGGCCGACCGACTCGAATCCGCACTCACCGGCAGGATCGATCCCGGTACTCTCGACGAGATCGCCGGTCTCGCCCGGCAGGTCCCGCGCGCCGAGATCGCTCGCCTCGTCCATACCTCGACCCCGCTGCAGTCGGCGATGCTCTTCCGCGTGCTGACGAAGGAGGAGGCTCTCGATGTCTTCGAGGACCTGCCTCCGGCCTACCAGGCCGAACTCATCGGCAATCTCCGCGAACCCGAGGTTGCCGATATCGTCGAGGGCCTCGACCCCGATGATCGCGCCGAACTGTTCGGCGAACTGCCCGCGAGCGTGGCCAGCCGCCTGATGAAGGGGCTGACCCCGGACGAGCGGGAGATGACGTCCGCGGTGCTCGGATACCCGAAGTCAGCGATCGGTCGGTACATGTCTCCGGAGGTGCTCGGCATCCACGAGGATTGGACGGCGGCCCAGGCGATGGAGGTCGTGCGCGCCCGCATCGACGGACCCGAGACCGTCTACCTGCTGCCTGTCGTCGGTCCCGGCAGGGTGCTGCGGGGAGTGGTGTCGCTGCGCAACCTGCTGGCCGCCGATGAGGACACGATCATCGAGGACATCGTTCGTGATTCGCTGAGCACTCATGCGCTGACGGACCGTGAGGAAGCCTCGCGTGAGTTCCTCTCCCACCGGCTCATCGCGATGCCGGTGACCGATCAGGAGGAACGGCTCGTCGGCATCCTCACCATGGACGACGTCCTCGATATCGTCGACGAGGAGGACGCGGAGGATCTCGCCCGCGGGTCCGGTACGGAACCGCTGGATCGCTCCTACCTGTCCTCGACGATCATGCGTCTGGTCAAGAGCCGCATCGTATGGCTGCTCGTCCTCGCCGTATCGGCGATCCTCACCGTCCAGGTCCTCGAAGTCTATGAGGACCGACTCGATCAGGTCGTCGTCCTCGCGCTTTTCATTCCGCTGCTCACCGGCACCGGTGGCAACACAGGCAACCAGGCGGCCACCACCGTCACCCGAGCCTTGGCCGTCGGTGAGGTGCGCGTCCGCGACCTCGGCCGAGTCATCTGGAGAGAACTGCGCGTGGGCGCGGTACTCGGTTCCGTGCTCGGCACATTGGGTTTCGTCGTCGCCGGACTCGTCTACGGTTGGGCGATCGGCCTGGTCATCGGGCTGACGCTGCTGTCGGTGTGCATCATGGCCGCGACGGTGGGAGGGCTGATGCCGATCATCGCGAAGAAGGTCGGAGCGGATCCGGCGGTGTTCTCCAACCCGTTCATCTCCACGTTCTGCGATGCCACGGGCCTCATCCTCTATTTCACGATCGCCACGACGGTGCTCGGCCTGAGCTGA
- a CDS encoding isocitrate lyase/PEP mutase family protein, whose amino-acid sequence MKSFSELHVPGDPFILPCAWDVASAQLFAEAGHPAVGTTSLGVAAAIGAADEDRETLIATADLAVELRRALPGLPLTCDFEDGYGDGPEFVVEIVRENFAIADGPGGLLVDGINIQDSRHGQMHEPAVLAAKVTAIKEAFPALFVNARIDTFWLGQDSLGEVLERIDAYVDAGADGIFVPGSLDLATIETITSRRRVPVNVLASPRYSKSDLAEAGVARISTGSLLYRAAMSGALSSLQVLADDRPAQAENVLSYRAFTELDRVSVRSRPGGR is encoded by the coding sequence ATGAAATCCTTCAGCGAACTGCACGTCCCCGGCGACCCGTTCATCCTGCCGTGCGCCTGGGATGTGGCCAGCGCCCAATTATTCGCCGAGGCGGGGCACCCAGCCGTGGGAACCACGAGTCTGGGCGTCGCCGCGGCCATCGGCGCCGCCGATGAGGATCGGGAAACCCTGATCGCAACCGCGGATCTTGCCGTCGAACTGCGACGGGCGCTGCCGGGCCTGCCGCTGACCTGCGACTTCGAAGACGGCTACGGAGACGGCCCCGAGTTCGTCGTCGAGATCGTGCGCGAGAACTTCGCAATCGCCGACGGTCCGGGCGGCCTCCTCGTCGATGGCATCAATATCCAGGACTCACGCCACGGACAGATGCACGAACCCGCAGTACTCGCAGCGAAGGTGACGGCGATCAAGGAGGCGTTCCCCGCATTGTTCGTCAACGCACGGATCGACACATTCTGGCTCGGCCAGGACAGCCTCGGCGAGGTTCTCGAACGCATCGATGCCTACGTCGATGCCGGAGCCGATGGGATCTTCGTGCCCGGCAGCCTCGATCTGGCAACGATCGAGACGATCACCAGCCGTCGGCGGGTTCCCGTCAATGTCCTGGCCAGCCCGCGGTATTCGAAGTCGGACCTCGCCGAGGCGGGGGTGGCCAGGATCAGCACCGGATCGCTGCTCTATCGCGCGGCGATGTCGGGGGCGCTGAGTTCTCTGCAGGTGCTCGCCGACGACCGCCCCGCACAGGCGGAGAACGTGCTCTCGTACCGGGCCTTCACCGAACTGGACCGAGTCAGCGTCCGGTCGCGTCCTGGCGGACGGTGA
- a CDS encoding universal stress protein, translating to MSVAVAVTDSPEGRLALESAVAEAQNLGTGLLLINLTLHDFTEDEIPSGLEVTVINRSGRGDRDPVTAVIDELGDHSEVDRLVLGVRARSRVGKMILGSVAQRLILRSPVPVLTVRQDATGR from the coding sequence ATGTCAGTCGCCGTCGCCGTCACCGACAGCCCCGAGGGCCGGCTAGCCCTCGAATCGGCCGTCGCCGAGGCGCAGAACCTCGGCACCGGGCTGCTGCTCATCAACCTCACCCTCCATGACTTCACCGAGGATGAGATCCCCTCCGGACTCGAGGTCACCGTCATCAATCGGTCCGGCCGCGGTGATCGCGACCCGGTCACCGCCGTCATCGACGAACTGGGCGATCACTCGGAGGTCGATCGTCTCGTCCTCGGTGTCCGCGCCCGCTCGCGCGTGGGCAAGATGATCCTCGGGTCGGTCGCGCAGCGGCTCATCCTGCGCTCCCCCGTTCCCGTGCTCACCGTCCGCCAGGACGCGACCGGACGCTGA
- a CDS encoding sugar porter family MFS transporter, with translation MPPGSPRRRSTSTASTNFELPHVGTGRPVHRLGIIATVATFGGLLFGYDTGVVNGALEPLSEDFGLTALSEGLVVASLMVGAAFGAVFGGRVADAWGRRKTILLLACVFVIGTLGCVLAPGPEFLIGARFVLGIAVGGASATVPVYLGEIAPSEKRGSYVTRNELMIVGGQLAAFVINAVIFNFFGHVDSIWRWMLLVALVPAIALLVGMIFQPESPRWLISQGRTEEALAVLKQVRSPERAEAEIDEVTHLAAEDAKEATGGLSDLGTRWVLRLVIIGAGLGFFQQLTGINSVMYYGTQLLTSAGLDSGVAIIGNIANGVFSLAGISLGMYLLNKLPRRVMFLTGYALIAVFHTLIALTAVIVPPGPAQAWTVLAFLVLFVFSMQGTVGPLTWLMLSEIFPMKIRSFAMGICVFVLWIMNAIVAQFFPPLIEALGMTATFGMFAGLAVIAFVFLALMLPETKDKDLAEFEREFKAEYGRR, from the coding sequence ATGCCACCCGGATCCCCGCGTCGCCGATCGACGTCCACCGCCAGCACGAACTTCGAACTCCCCCACGTCGGCACAGGACGCCCCGTCCACCGCCTCGGCATCATCGCCACGGTCGCCACCTTCGGCGGTCTGCTCTTCGGCTATGACACCGGAGTCGTCAACGGAGCCCTCGAACCTCTGAGCGAGGACTTCGGCCTGACCGCCCTGAGCGAAGGCCTCGTCGTCGCCTCTCTCATGGTCGGCGCCGCCTTCGGTGCGGTCTTCGGCGGTCGAGTCGCCGATGCCTGGGGCCGGCGCAAGACGATCCTGCTGCTCGCCTGCGTCTTCGTCATCGGCACGCTCGGGTGTGTCCTCGCCCCGGGTCCGGAGTTCCTCATCGGCGCCCGCTTCGTCCTCGGGATCGCTGTCGGGGGCGCCTCGGCGACGGTGCCCGTCTACCTCGGCGAGATCGCTCCGTCGGAGAAGCGCGGCAGCTATGTCACCCGCAATGAGCTCATGATCGTCGGCGGTCAGCTTGCAGCGTTCGTCATCAACGCCGTGATCTTCAACTTCTTCGGACACGTCGACTCGATCTGGCGGTGGATGCTGCTTGTTGCCCTCGTGCCGGCGATCGCCCTCCTCGTGGGCATGATCTTCCAGCCCGAGAGCCCGCGCTGGCTGATCTCGCAGGGGCGCACTGAGGAAGCTCTGGCCGTGCTCAAGCAGGTCCGCTCCCCCGAACGTGCCGAAGCAGAGATCGACGAGGTCACCCACCTCGCCGCCGAGGATGCGAAGGAAGCCACCGGCGGACTCTCCGACCTCGGCACTCGCTGGGTGCTGCGTCTGGTCATCATCGGTGCCGGACTCGGCTTCTTCCAGCAGCTCACCGGGATCAACTCGGTCATGTACTACGGAACTCAGCTGCTCACGAGCGCGGGCCTGGATTCCGGTGTCGCCATCATCGGCAACATCGCCAACGGCGTGTTCTCCCTGGCCGGCATTTCCTTGGGCATGTATCTGCTCAACAAGCTGCCGCGCCGGGTCATGTTCCTCACCGGCTACGCCCTCATCGCGGTCTTCCATACACTCATCGCCCTGACCGCGGTCATCGTGCCGCCCGGACCGGCACAGGCGTGGACGGTGCTCGCCTTCCTCGTCCTCTTCGTCTTCTCCATGCAGGGAACCGTCGGCCCGCTGACCTGGCTGATGCTTTCGGAGATCTTCCCGATGAAGATCCGCAGCTTCGCCATGGGCATCTGCGTGTTCGTGCTGTGGATCATGAACGCCATCGTCGCGCAGTTCTTCCCGCCGCTCATCGAGGCCCTGGGCATGACCGCGACCTTCGGCATGTTCGCCGGCCTCGCCGTGATCGCCTTCGTCTTCCTGGCGCTGATGCTGCCGGAGACGAAGGACAAGGACCTCGCAGAGTTCGAACGCGAGTTCAAAGCCGAGTACGGACGCAGATAA
- a CDS encoding SDR family oxidoreductase, with protein MTRGTKIAGSRILITGAGSGIGRLMALDAAARGAAEVIIWDLSDERGDAVRAEVEAAGTKARSFTLNVGVADQVAAMAEQTGQIDVLVNCAGIVSGKKLLDMEEPAVRRLYDVNTFALYWTTQAFLPGMIERDRGSVVTIASAAGLTGVARQTDYSASKWAAVGFTESLRGELRADGSRVNTLAVCPFYINTGMFKGVQTKFPRLLPILEENEVATRVLDSVKSGREQLVMPSLVRLVPGARLLPTRAFDKVMDFLGVNQTMDHFTGRTGSDQKHRSPEGDVPVSVARH; from the coding sequence ATGACGCGTGGAACGAAGATCGCCGGCAGCCGCATCCTCATCACAGGGGCCGGAAGCGGAATCGGCAGACTCATGGCTCTGGACGCGGCGGCCCGCGGCGCAGCCGAGGTCATCATCTGGGACCTCTCGGACGAACGCGGAGACGCGGTGCGCGCCGAGGTGGAGGCCGCAGGAACCAAGGCCCGATCCTTCACCCTCAACGTCGGCGTTGCCGACCAGGTTGCCGCCATGGCCGAGCAGACCGGTCAGATCGACGTCCTCGTCAACTGCGCAGGCATCGTCTCCGGCAAGAAGCTTCTCGACATGGAGGAACCGGCGGTCCGTCGCCTCTACGACGTCAACACCTTCGCCCTGTACTGGACGACCCAGGCCTTCCTGCCCGGAATGATCGAGCGCGACCGCGGCTCCGTGGTCACAATCGCCAGCGCTGCCGGCCTGACCGGAGTCGCTCGACAGACCGACTACTCGGCGAGCAAATGGGCGGCGGTGGGCTTCACCGAGTCACTGCGCGGAGAGCTGCGCGCCGACGGCAGCCGGGTCAATACGCTTGCTGTGTGCCCCTTCTATATCAACACCGGCATGTTCAAGGGAGTGCAGACGAAATTCCCGCGCCTGCTCCCGATCCTCGAAGAGAACGAAGTGGCCACGCGGGTCCTCGATTCCGTTAAATCCGGTCGTGAGCAGCTGGTCATGCCCTCGCTCGTCCGCCTGGTTCCGGGTGCCCGTCTCCTGCCGACCCGAGCTTTCGACAAAGTCATGGACTTCCTCGGTGTCAACCAGACGATGGACCACTTCACCGGCCGGACCGGGTCGGACCAGAAGCACAGGTCACCGGAAGGAGACGTGCCGGTCTCCGTGGCACGTCACTAA
- a CDS encoding metallopeptidase family protein: MEALSDEEFDAILGEALDLLPAGVTEQLDNVALFVEDRPENGDRHLLGLYDGTPIGERGIAGFEMPDNIFIYRDNLIDFAEDRDHLREEIVITIVHEIAHFYGLDDDRLHELGWG, from the coding sequence ATGGAGGCCCTGAGTGATGAGGAGTTCGACGCGATCCTCGGCGAAGCCCTGGATCTGCTGCCTGCCGGGGTGACCGAACAGCTGGACAATGTCGCACTGTTCGTCGAGGACCGGCCGGAGAACGGCGATCGACATCTGCTCGGCCTCTATGACGGCACGCCGATCGGGGAGCGGGGGATCGCCGGGTTCGAGATGCCCGACAACATCTTCATCTATCGTGACAACCTCATCGACTTCGCAGAGGATCGGGACCACCTGCGGGAAGAGATCGTCATCACCATCGTCCACGAGATCGCCCATTTCTATGGGCTCGATGATGACCGACTCCACGAACTCGGGTGGGGCTGA
- the ybaK gene encoding Cys-tRNA(Pro) deacylase gives MTVASKTSSAATPAVRVLNLAGIDYSLRSFDHDPATRRYGSEAADKLGVSSDQVFKTLMIQVDGQPVTALVPVSGQLDLKALASARGAKKAQLSGVAETERRTGYPVGGVSPFGQRHAVPVVVDRTALDHSTVFVSAGRRGLEIEIRPEDLVMLTNAQVAKIAALD, from the coding sequence ATGACAGTTGCATCCAAGACTTCCAGCGCGGCGACCCCGGCCGTGCGAGTGCTCAACCTGGCAGGCATCGACTACAGCCTGCGCAGCTTCGACCACGACCCCGCCACCCGCCGTTACGGCTCGGAGGCCGCCGACAAACTCGGCGTCAGCTCCGACCAGGTGTTCAAGACCCTGATGATCCAGGTCGACGGGCAGCCCGTGACCGCGCTCGTCCCCGTCTCCGGTCAGCTCGACCTCAAGGCCCTGGCCTCCGCGCGCGGAGCGAAGAAGGCCCAGCTGTCCGGCGTCGCCGAGACCGAACGCCGCACCGGCTACCCCGTCGGCGGAGTCTCTCCGTTCGGCCAGCGCCATGCCGTGCCGGTCGTCGTCGACCGCACCGCGCTCGACCATTCGACAGTGTTCGTCTCGGCCGGCCGTCGCGGTCTCGAGATCGAGATCCGCCCCGAGGATCTCGTCATGCTCACGAACGCCCAGGTCGCGAAGATCGCCGCGCTCGACTGA
- a CDS encoding YigZ family protein has protein sequence MSYRTIVSPVEAEIEIKRSRFLARLSPAADEAEARSVIAEARAEHPKARHHCSAFVLDTDSRTQRFSDDGEPAGTAGAPILDVVTGHDLTFVVAVVTRYFGGTLLGAGGLVRAYGQATSAAVDEARIVTRRERVPVSAHVDYAQANALERAAGNRGWTTRADYGGEVGLDVLVPLAEVADTVAMYADLTAGRAEPEVGEVEWV, from the coding sequence ATGTCTTACCGGACCATCGTCAGCCCCGTCGAGGCCGAGATCGAGATCAAGAGATCCCGTTTCCTCGCCCGTCTCTCCCCTGCCGCGGATGAGGCCGAAGCCAGGTCCGTCATCGCCGAGGCGCGCGCCGAACATCCGAAGGCACGCCACCATTGTTCGGCGTTCGTCCTCGACACCGATTCGCGCACTCAGCGCTTCAGCGACGACGGGGAACCGGCCGGCACCGCGGGCGCTCCGATCCTCGATGTCGTCACCGGCCATGATCTGACCTTCGTCGTCGCCGTCGTCACCCGGTATTTCGGCGGCACCCTGCTGGGCGCGGGCGGGCTCGTGCGCGCTTACGGTCAGGCCACCTCGGCGGCGGTGGATGAGGCCCGGATCGTCACCCGTCGTGAGCGCGTCCCTGTGTCCGCACACGTCGACTATGCCCAGGCCAACGCCCTGGAGCGGGCGGCCGGGAACCGGGGGTGGACGACGCGGGCCGACTACGGCGGTGAGGTCGGACTCGACGTCCTGGTTCCCCTCGCCGAGGTGGCTGATACCGTGGCGATGTACGCCGACCTCACCGCCGGTCGGGCAGAGCCCGAGGTCGGTGAGGTCGAATGGGTGTGA
- a CDS encoding aspartate aminotransferase family protein, with amino-acid sequence MVHHLDDADLAALKDESARARELDRAHVFHSWSAQRLIDPPTVARAHGSTVIDGEGREFLDFSSQLVNTNIGHQHPTVVAAIKDQADVLCTISPATVNAARSEAARLITDRTPAGLDHVFFTNGGADANEHAIRMARLHTGRTKVLSRYRSYHGGTQTAVNLTGDPRRWENETGESGVVHFFGPFLYRSEFHATTEAEETERALQHLRRTIELEGPATIAAIILESIPGTAGIMVPSPEYMQGVRALCDEHGIVLIADEVMAGFGRSGKWFAFEHFDIVPDLITFAKGVNSGYVPLGGVVISDAIFETFAERVYPGGLTYSGHPLACAAAVATINAMADEGMIEHSAHIGETIIGPRLRQIAESSKHVGEVRGIGAFWAIELVWDKESKEPLAPYGGGSPEVASVVAALKEHGVIPFNNYHRLHVVPPINISEEDLERGLGVFEKVLTDLDFPR; translated from the coding sequence ATGGTGCACCATCTCGACGACGCCGACCTCGCAGCGCTCAAGGACGAATCCGCCCGAGCCCGTGAACTCGACCGAGCACACGTGTTCCACTCGTGGTCGGCACAGCGGCTCATCGACCCTCCGACCGTCGCCCGCGCCCACGGGTCGACTGTCATCGACGGTGAGGGCAGGGAGTTCCTCGACTTCTCCTCGCAGCTGGTGAACACGAACATCGGCCACCAGCATCCGACCGTCGTGGCCGCGATCAAGGACCAAGCCGATGTGCTGTGCACGATCAGCCCGGCCACGGTCAACGCCGCACGGTCCGAGGCGGCCCGACTCATCACCGACCGCACTCCGGCAGGGCTCGATCACGTGTTCTTCACCAACGGGGGAGCGGACGCGAACGAACACGCCATCCGCATGGCGCGGCTGCACACCGGGCGAACGAAGGTGCTCTCCCGCTACCGGTCCTACCACGGTGGAACCCAGACGGCCGTCAACCTCACCGGTGACCCGCGCCGGTGGGAGAACGAGACCGGAGAATCGGGCGTCGTCCACTTCTTCGGGCCCTTCCTCTACCGTTCGGAATTCCATGCCACCACCGAGGCGGAAGAGACCGAACGCGCGCTGCAGCACCTGCGTCGGACCATCGAGCTGGAGGGGCCGGCGACGATCGCCGCGATCATCCTCGAATCCATTCCCGGCACCGCCGGCATCATGGTGCCCAGCCCCGAGTACATGCAGGGTGTGCGGGCGCTGTGCGACGAGCACGGGATCGTGCTCATCGCAGACGAGGTGATGGCCGGATTCGGACGCTCGGGCAAGTGGTTCGCCTTCGAGCACTTCGACATCGTTCCCGATCTCATCACCTTCGCCAAGGGCGTGAACTCCGGGTACGTGCCGTTGGGCGGTGTCGTCATCAGCGACGCGATCTTCGAGACCTTCGCCGAACGCGTCTACCCCGGCGGTCTGACCTACTCCGGGCACCCGCTGGCCTGCGCGGCCGCGGTCGCGACGATCAACGCGATGGCCGACGAGGGCATGATCGAACACTCCGCTCACATCGGGGAGACGATCATCGGACCCCGTCTGCGGCAGATCGCGGAGAGCTCGAAGCACGTCGGAGAGGTCCGCGGCATCGGAGCGTTCTGGGCGATCGAGCTCGTCTGGGACAAGGAGTCCAAGGAGCCGCTGGCCCCTTACGGCGGAGGCTCACCTGAGGTCGCCTCGGTGGTGGCGGCGCTGAAGGAACACGGCGTCATCCCGTTCAACAACTACCACCGCCTGCACGTGGTCCCGCCGATCAACATCAGCGAAGAGGACCTCGAACGCGGCCTCGGAGTCTTCGAGAAAGTCCTCACCGACTTAGACTTCCCCCGCTAG